Within Chloroflexota bacterium, the genomic segment CCGAGCCGACAATGGTTTGGCGTACGAACGGTGCGGTCACGTTTTGGCCGCTGTAGTTCAGTTGCAGCCCGCTCGGGATGCTCGCGAGGGTGATCTGGACGGTTTGCGGGAGAAGCGCCACGGAGGTCGTTCCAATGGCTCCGGCGCTATCGGTAGCGCTGAGCACGAACTCCAGATAGCTGTCGTCGCCGTGGTCGGGCACGACGAACGTGCCGGTTGGTCCCGCCGTCTGCTGCACGAAGTGCACGTGACACGAGCCGCCCGGACAGTGGTGGATCACGACCTGCCAGCTCAACCCTGACGAGGGGATCGCGCCATCCTGCTGGTCCACGGCGGAGCCAGAGAACGTGATGGTGTCGCCGACTTTGTACTGCGTAGTGGGAGAGGGCTGTGTGATCGATGGGGTCGGACGCGAGTTCGCCGTTCCGGAACACGTGACGTAGACGTCGGCCCAATCGGCGTGATCGTTCACGGTGCCGTCGCCGCCGTCGTTCACGACGAGGTCGAGTGTGGTCCGACCGGAGACGTTAACGGTGAGCGCTTTCGATGGCGTCGCACCGGTCATCAAGCCACTATCGAACAGGACCACCCCGTCGCCAAGGATCTGGAAACCGACCGAGCCCGCGGGCCCCACCTCATCGTCCACGCCCACGTATCCTGTGAGCGTCGAGCACGAGCCGCCGAGAGTAAAGCTGATGTCGGACGCGGCGTTGACGCCCAACCCCTTGGCGTAGACGCTTCCGTTCAGCGTGATCGGCTTCCCATCTCCCGCCGCGGAATCGCCATTGCTCATGTCGCGTTCGACGGGCCCCCAGCCGTTCGTCGCGGAGGTCCAGGTCCAGTCGCTCAGGAAGCCGCTCGTGCCGGATGTCTGCGCGGTGCTGAAGGTCCACGTCTTGTCGGCGGACATCGCCGCACCGTTGGCGTCCTTCACGCCGTTGGCGCCGCCCACGACGCGAGCGGTGTAGGTTGCGCCCGCGTCGAGCGCGGACGTCGGCTGGAGTGTCGCCGTCAGAGACGTCGTGTTGTACGCGACCGTAGCCGCGACCGGTTGCGTCGCCCCCTGCTTCGTGAGGGTGAACGTCGACGCGGTGATCGTGGTCGCATCCATCGCCTGCGAAAAGGTCGCCGTGACGCTCGTCGATTGAGAGACGCCGGCCGCCTGGTCCGCGGGGCTCGTCCTGGTAACGCTGGGCGGACTTGATCCCTGGCTCTGGCAAAGGACCTGGGCGCCAGCCCAGTCGCCGTGGTCGTAGGCATTGCCGTTCCCGCCGTCGGTGACGACCAGCTCCAGAGTGTTGACGCCGGTCAGGCCGACGTTGACGCTCTTCGTCGCCGAGGCGCCGGTCATCAGGCCGCTATCGTAGCGCTTCGTCCCGTCAGTCCAGACCTGAAACACGACGGATCCATTGCTTCCCACTTCGTCGTCGACGCCGACATCGGACGTGAACGTCGTGCATGCGCCGGCCAGCGCGTACTGGACGTCCGAATAGGCATTGGTCCCCAGGCCCTTGGGGTATACCGTGCCATTGAGCGTAATGGGTCTACCATCGCCAAGAGCCGAGTCGCCGTTGCTCATGTCGCGTTCGACCGGGCCCCAGCCATTGGTCATGGAGATCCAGCTCATGTCGCTGACGTACGCGGACGTGGGAGGTGGCGGCGGTGCGCCGGTGAAGTCAATCCGCCGCAGCTGCTGCGCGCTGATGGCGATGTACCAGAGATTGCCGTCCGGTCCCATCTCGATAGCGACCGGCCCATCTGCGCCGGTCGCAAAGTTTGTGGGGCCGCTGACGAGGGCGTTGTTTGCGTCGAGCTGGGCGTACTGCATCGTGCTCAGACCGTAATCGCCGTAGAAGTACGCCCCCTGGTATTGCGCCGGGTAGAGCGAGCCGGTATAGAAGGCCCCCCCCGTGACCGCAGACGTCTGCCCGTTGTGGGGATAGGTGATGAGGGGTGGCTGAACCGGCCCCGTCGCATACAGCGTCTGGCAGGTTGATTGACCAGCGTAGCCGGCCTGCTGGCCCGTGCCCTCGTAGCACGGCCATCCAAAATTGGCGCCCCGGAGGCCTACGTCGATCTCTTCCCAATCATTCCAGCCGACGTCGCCGATGAATGGCGTACTCGTGCCTGGCCGAATATTGAACCGATAGGCGTTCCGGAAGCCGTAACCCCAGACCTTCGATCGATTCGCGCTGGCCGAGCCGTTCCAAAAGGGATTTGTGGAAAGTCCGGCGCCCGTCGTCGTGATACGGAGGTTCTTTCCCGCGAGGGAGTCGAGGTTCTGAGCCCGGAGGGCATCTGCGTTGACCGTGTTCCAGCTTGCGGCGTCGCCCAACGTGACGAACAGTGTCCCATCCGGCGCGAACTTCAGCGCTCCGACGGAGTGCCCGTACCATTCGGAGGGGATGCAGTCCGCCCCGACGGGAAACCCGCCGCAGCCGGGCCCAACCTGGCTGCCGAGGATCACCGTTTCGTTGCCCGCTGTGTCGCCAGTGGCCGTGACCCGAGTCAACCGCCCAGTCTTCGGGCCGTTGTATTGCGTCGGATCGTTTTCGTAGGTGTAGAGCAAATACACGAAGCCGTTGCTCGCGAAGTTGGGATCTACCGCGATGCCCAACAGGCCTCGGTCGTAGTAGTCATTCACGTGGTTGCTGATGTCGATAAAAGGCGTGGTGAGCAGCGAGCCATTCTTGTAGACGCGAACGACCCCGTGTTTCTCGGCGATCAGAATTCGACCGTCGGGGAGGAAGGCGAAGTCCGTGGGAAGAGACAGGCCCGACGCGACGGTCGTCGATACGAATCCATTGGGGAAGATGCTGTTTACCCGAGCGGGCACCGGAAGGGCGCCCGGTGGGCTCTGGGGAGAAAGGGTGGCCGCGGAGGCACGCTGCACGCCGGCGAATTGCTGGACCGCGCGCACGAGTCCGCGTAGCAGCGCGACGACGCCGATCTCTTGCGCTGCCAGCGGGGGCCGCGGAAGGCCGCCAATACACCCACGGCCCGCAGCGACGGCGGCGTGTTCGAGAGCGGCTAGCTGGGCTGCATTCCGCCCGAGGCCATTGGCCCACGCGAAGCCGGCCCCGACCAGCGCCTCGGCCACCGTGTCGCCCACGCTGTCCGTCGCGTAGTACATCCGTCGGCCGCGTGAGTCGAAGGTGATGTCCGGATCTTCGTCGAGGGTCAGCCCTGACGCGACCAGCTGTTGCATGTATCGGGTCGCCTGGCGGCCGCAATCCGTGTTCCCCATCGGTGCCGTAACGCCGATCAGGCCGATGGTGACCTGCTGACCATTGATGTGCACGTCGAACGTTTCGCCGTCCGCTGCCCGAACGAATCCCGTCGTGTGGACCGCGCCCGTGCCAGGCGGCGGCGCTCCGCCCGCGGGCACTGGTGGTCCCGGCGGAGGAGACAGCGAGATGGACTGGGCACCCGCGAACGCCGCCGGGTCGGCAAAGGACTGAAGCAGCGTGAGGACCACGACGATGGCGAGGTAGCGCACGGCGCGTCGTCGGGGGGATCGAGTGCCGTGGCGCATACGGACAAATGTCAACGCGACTCCCGAGGTCATGGTCTGAGGGAATCAGCGGATGCGACCCGCGAACGCGGCATATGTGAGCGATCGAAACGATCGGCGCGCGATGTTTTACGAGTCGGAATTCACCGCTTCACACGGTCTGCAATCATTGTCCCTTTTCCATCGCTGTCGTGGCACTTGTCTGACGTTAACCGTGAATTGCTCGGATCATTCAATCCCGTAACAGCGGTTAAACAGAACGAAATTGCGCGCTGTTCTGCCATTCCGTTGGGCGAGTCGTAACTTTGTCGTTACATTAGACCGAAGCTGTCGTATACCCCGGTATAGTTTCAGTAACGGGACAC encodes:
- a CDS encoding NPCBM/NEW2 domain-containing protein, translated to MRYLAIVVVLTLLQSFADPAAFAGAQSISLSPPPGPPVPAGGAPPPGTGAVHTTGFVRAADGETFDVHINGQQVTIGLIGVTAPMGNTDCGRQATRYMQQLVASGLTLDEDPDITFDSRGRRMYYATDSVGDTVAEALVGAGFAWANGLGRNAAQLAALEHAAVAAGRGCIGGLPRPPLAAQEIGVVALLRGLVRAVQQFAGVQRASAATLSPQSPPGALPVPARVNSIFPNGFVSTTVASGLSLPTDFAFLPDGRILIAEKHGVVRVYKNGSLLTTPFIDISNHVNDYYDRGLLGIAVDPNFASNGFVYLLYTYENDPTQYNGPKTGRLTRVTATGDTAGNETVILGSQVGPGCGGFPVGADCIPSEWYGHSVGALKFAPDGTLFVTLGDAASWNTVNADALRAQNLDSLAGKNLRITTTGAGLSTNPFWNGSASANRSKVWGYGFRNAYRFNIRPGTSTPFIGDVGWNDWEEIDVGLRGANFGWPCYEGTGQQAGYAGQSTCQTLYATGPVQPPLITYPHNGQTSAVTGGAFYTGSLYPAQYQGAYFYGDYGLSTMQYAQLDANNALVSGPTNFATGADGPVAIEMGPDGNLWYIAISAQQLRRIDFTGAPPPPPTSAYVSDMSWISMTNGWGPVERDMSNGDSALGDGRPITLNGTVYPKGLGTNAYSDVQYALAGACTTFTSDVGVDDEVGSNGSVVFQVWTDGTKRYDSGLMTGASATKSVNVGLTGVNTLELVVTDGGNGNAYDHGDWAGAQVLCQSQGSSPPSVTRTSPADQAAGVSQSTSVTATFSQAMDATTITASTFTLTKQGATQPVAATVAYNTTSLTATLQPTSALDAGATYTARVVGGANGVKDANGAAMSADKTWTFSTAQTSGTSGFLSDWTWTSATNGWGPVERDMSNGDSAAGDGKPITLNGSVYAKGLGVNAASDISFTLGGSCSTLTGYVGVDDEVGPAGSVGFQILGDGVVLFDSGLMTGATPSKALTVNVSGRTTLDLVVNDGGDGTVNDHADWADVYVTCSGTANSRPTPSITQPSPTTQYKVGDTITFSGSAVDQQDGAIPSSGLSWQVVIHHCPGGSCHVHFVQQTAGPTGTFVVPDHGDDSYLEFVLSATDSAGAIGTTSVALLPQTVQITLASIPSGLQLNYSGQNVTAPFVRQTIVGSAHTIYAPSPQASATFLSWSDGGAQQHDIVMGTTNATFTATFTSSGGTGTQYLSDMAWTSSTNGWGPVERDMSNGESAAGDGHTITLNGAAYAKGLGTN